A genome region from Hevea brasiliensis isolate MT/VB/25A 57/8 chromosome 7, ASM3005281v1, whole genome shotgun sequence includes the following:
- the LOC110638793 gene encoding uncharacterized protein LOC110638793 produces the protein MWRSLARLRRNMQNIRKSPRVADESMFGGMNINNGAEYPIFVRDMERPHRGRSGFSAMFRIVLSPLSLLSCFSQPHPSGADGLWVSGGEFAQLSEMNHLMVNDSMRYAILM, from the coding sequence ATGTGGCGTAGCTTGGCAAGACTTAGGCGAAACATGCAGAACATAAGGAAAAGCCCTCGAGTAGCAGATGAAAGCATGTTTGGAGGCATGAATATTAATAATGGAGCTGAGTATCCAATTTTTGTTCGTGATATGGAGAGACCACATAGAGGGAGAAGTGGGTTTTCTGCTATGTTTAGGATTGTTCTATCACCATTatctcttctttcttgcttctctCAACCTCATCCCAGTGGTGCTGATGGGCTGTGGGTTTCTGGTGGTGAGTTTGCTCAGTTGTCTGAGATGAATCATCTTATGGTAAATGATAGTATGCGCTATGCAATCTTGATGTAG